A region from the Lentisphaera profundi genome encodes:
- a CDS encoding IS4 family transposase: MKPDKSNVCSLKQICQLIPGHLVQKLADKHGIKTRKFSPWSHVLTLLYAQLSHSLSLNDICDSLQNHSGSLEPIRGATVPKRNTLSNANRTRNADMAEELFWSVLNHLQNKYAGFGIQQKYTGFPRRFKKAIHAVDSTTIQLVANCMPWAKHRRRKAAAKCHMKLNLQNFLPSFAIVKAANTHDSTEAKELCAGMLPGEIVVFDKAYVDYKHLFHLNERKVFWVTRAKDNMSYEIIENISEAKGSIIRDQRIRLKGTKTQLHYPTELRLVEAEVEIDGKLKKMVFITNNFKWAPSSVAQIYKSRWGIEVFFKQIKQTLQISDFLGHNENAIRWQVWTALLTYVLLRFLAFQSKWKYSFSRIFTVIRGVLWSRLELYSVLKSCGTASDPPRLYSTPPQQYLPGFT, encoded by the coding sequence ATGAAGCCAGACAAAAGTAATGTATGTAGTCTCAAACAAATCTGCCAATTAATTCCAGGACATTTAGTTCAAAAACTTGCAGATAAGCACGGAATCAAAACTCGTAAGTTTAGTCCTTGGAGCCATGTTCTAACCTTACTTTATGCTCAGTTATCTCATTCTCTGAGCTTAAATGATATTTGCGATAGCCTTCAAAATCATAGTGGAAGCCTTGAGCCTATACGAGGCGCGACAGTCCCGAAACGAAATACCTTATCTAACGCAAATAGAACTCGTAATGCCGACATGGCAGAAGAACTTTTCTGGAGTGTTCTTAATCACTTACAGAATAAGTATGCGGGCTTTGGTATTCAGCAAAAATATACTGGTTTTCCTAGACGTTTCAAAAAAGCAATTCACGCGGTGGATTCTACAACTATCCAGCTTGTTGCTAATTGTATGCCATGGGCAAAACATCGTCGTCGTAAAGCTGCGGCTAAATGTCACATGAAGCTTAACTTACAAAATTTCTTACCTTCTTTCGCTATTGTAAAAGCTGCGAACACTCATGATTCAACGGAAGCAAAGGAATTATGTGCAGGAATGTTACCTGGAGAAATAGTGGTTTTTGATAAGGCTTACGTGGATTATAAACATCTCTTTCACCTCAATGAACGTAAAGTATTTTGGGTTACTCGGGCAAAAGATAATATGAGCTACGAGATTATTGAAAATATCTCTGAAGCCAAAGGTTCTATCATCCGTGATCAGCGTATTCGTCTCAAAGGTACGAAAACTCAACTGCATTACCCGACAGAATTACGACTTGTCGAAGCTGAAGTAGAAATTGACGGAAAACTTAAGAAAATGGTTTTCATTACTAACAACTTTAAATGGGCTCCCAGTTCAGTCGCACAAATCTATAAATCACGTTGGGGAATCGAAGTGTTTTTCAAACAGATCAAACAAACATTGCAAATATCTGATTTCCTTGGCCATAACGAAAATGCCATTCGGTGGCAAGTTTGGACAGCATTATTGACTTACGTGCTTTTGCGATTTTTAGCATTTCAAAGTAAGTGGAAATATTCTTTCTCAAGAATATTCACCGTTATCCGTGGCGTACTATGGTCAAGGCTTGAATTGTACTCAGTCCTCAAATCCTGTGGGACAGCCAGTGACCCACCAAGGCTATACTCAACTCCTCCTCAGCAGTATTTGCCGGGATTTACATAA
- a CDS encoding type IV pilus twitching motility protein PilT: MINEVEWFCYLGAENQFFDKATIIQLMEISQEDVDLMSFAQAVLDNELASLESVQQLLEHSTYYANEQGPCPNSLLAGGGAEAAAPSQAPAPARDPNSGYPFSTVGFPDLSQAADLSMEECKELMIQFLQAARRNGSSDAHLSAEAYPFVRHFGLNYLLKDQVIMTPEMAKKLNLSLLTEAQLKDFEETSDLDYCYSFSRTERYRTNVMVHNDGIEGSYRIVSEGIKTLSELGFQDPSVLEKLTTYHQGLILITGPASSGKTTTLAAMVDLINKARKDHIITVEDPIEILIPSKDCNVSQRELYTGTKSFANALKAALREDPDIIVLGEMRDLETIEMGLSAAETGHLVIGTLHTNSAAATLDRILDVFPPDQQPQIRAMVAESLRGVICQYLVPNIDETGLLMAPEILIGNIAVANLIKDNKTSQLTSVIEVGKKQGMVLKEDSFLRLYKEGKISAEIALPHIVSDAKRREIDGGK; encoded by the coding sequence ATGATCAATGAAGTAGAATGGTTCTGTTATCTTGGAGCAGAAAATCAATTTTTTGATAAAGCTACGATTATTCAATTAATGGAAATTAGCCAAGAAGATGTAGATTTAATGAGCTTTGCTCAAGCGGTCTTGGATAATGAATTAGCGAGTCTCGAGAGTGTGCAACAACTGCTAGAGCATTCGACCTATTACGCGAATGAACAAGGTCCTTGCCCGAATAGTCTATTGGCCGGAGGAGGAGCAGAAGCAGCCGCTCCAAGTCAAGCGCCTGCCCCGGCGCGAGATCCCAATAGTGGCTACCCTTTTTCAACAGTAGGTTTTCCCGATTTAAGTCAGGCAGCTGATTTGAGTATGGAAGAATGTAAAGAATTGATGATTCAATTTTTACAGGCAGCTCGTCGCAACGGCTCTTCAGATGCACATTTATCAGCAGAAGCCTACCCTTTTGTACGTCATTTTGGTCTTAATTATCTTTTGAAGGATCAGGTAATAATGACTCCAGAGATGGCCAAGAAACTCAATCTTTCTTTATTAACAGAAGCTCAGCTCAAAGATTTTGAAGAGACAAGTGATTTAGATTATTGTTATTCATTCTCTAGAACTGAACGTTATCGAACGAATGTCATGGTCCATAATGACGGAATAGAAGGAAGTTACCGAATTGTAAGTGAGGGGATAAAAACCCTTTCAGAACTCGGTTTTCAAGATCCGTCAGTCTTAGAGAAATTAACGACTTATCATCAGGGCTTGATTTTGATTACAGGGCCTGCCAGTAGTGGAAAGACCACAACATTAGCCGCCATGGTAGATTTGATTAATAAAGCGAGAAAAGATCATATCATCACTGTTGAAGATCCGATAGAAATTTTGATCCCCTCAAAAGATTGTAACGTGAGTCAGCGTGAGTTATATACGGGAACCAAAAGTTTTGCGAATGCCTTGAAAGCAGCCTTACGTGAAGATCCAGACATTATTGTCCTTGGTGAAATGCGAGATTTAGAAACTATTGAAATGGGGCTTTCAGCAGCTGAAACAGGTCACTTGGTGATTGGTACGCTACACACGAATAGTGCAGCGGCTACTTTAGATCGTATTTTGGATGTATTCCCACCGGATCAACAGCCACAAATTAGAGCCATGGTAGCAGAAAGTTTACGCGGAGTCATTTGTCAATATTTAGTACCAAATATAGATGAGACGGGCCTGCTGATGGCACCAGAAATTTTGATTGGTAATATAGCTGTAGCCAACCTGATTAAAGATAATAAAACTTCGCAACTGACTTCCGTTATTGAAGTGGGAAAAAAGCAGGGCATGGTTTTGAAAGAAGATTCGTTTTTACGCCTTTATAAAGAAGGAAAAATTTCAGCTGAAATAGCTTTGCCACATATTGTTTCAGATGCAAAGCGCCGCGAAATAGACGGCGGAAAATAG
- a CDS encoding type IV pilus twitching motility protein PilT produces the protein MAARMDGFLHYLFDKGGSDLHLLSNHVPKIRKSGNLVAMEGEGVIGADEMEGILKEICPDAKWKQYVENFDLDFAYEIPGVARFRVNYMRTVDGMASVMRTIPTEILTMEQLNLPDTFKDVVEQGPGLILVTGPTGSGKSTTLAAMINHINETQSKHIITIEDPLEFVHPNKKSIIVQREVHDHTTSFNMALKGAMRADPDIVLVGEMRDPETIGLALSCAAMGLMVFGTLHTNNAPKTIDRIIGAFPAKQQPQVRAMLASSLRTIISQLLCKTTDGKRCASHEILLFHPALPGLIREGKLSSIRGLIEGGVKKGMKTMDMDLLRLYKEGRISGEEAYMKAAEKVTFQDFLPPGYFGDKT, from the coding sequence ATGGCAGCAAGAATGGATGGTTTTTTGCACTACCTCTTTGATAAGGGTGGATCAGATTTACACTTATTGAGTAATCACGTACCTAAAATCCGCAAAAGTGGTAACCTGGTGGCAATGGAAGGAGAAGGTGTCATTGGTGCAGACGAAATGGAAGGGATTTTAAAAGAAATCTGCCCCGATGCAAAATGGAAGCAATATGTTGAGAATTTTGACCTGGATTTTGCCTATGAAATCCCGGGAGTTGCTCGTTTTCGTGTGAACTATATGCGTACCGTAGATGGTATGGCATCGGTGATGCGTACGATTCCGACAGAAATTTTAACTATGGAACAATTAAACCTACCAGATACCTTTAAAGATGTGGTTGAACAGGGACCTGGTCTGATTTTAGTGACAGGACCTACGGGTTCGGGTAAATCGACGACTTTGGCGGCAATGATTAATCATATTAATGAGACCCAAAGTAAACATATCATTACGATTGAAGATCCACTAGAATTCGTTCACCCTAATAAAAAAAGTATTATTGTGCAGCGAGAAGTTCACGATCATACGACTTCATTTAATATGGCTCTAAAAGGGGCGATGCGTGCCGACCCTGATATTGTCCTTGTTGGTGAAATGCGAGATCCGGAAACGATTGGTTTGGCACTCTCTTGTGCGGCCATGGGGCTGATGGTATTTGGAACCTTGCACACCAATAATGCGCCTAAAACGATTGACCGTATTATCGGTGCTTTCCCAGCAAAGCAACAACCTCAGGTTCGTGCGATGTTAGCAAGTAGTCTGCGTACTATTATTTCGCAGTTGCTCTGTAAGACGACTGATGGTAAACGCTGTGCCTCTCATGAAATTCTACTGTTTCACCCGGCATTACCTGGTTTGATCCGCGAGGGTAAATTAAGTAGTATTCGTGGCCTCATTGAGGGTGGCGTTAAGAAGGGTATGAAAACAATGGATATGGATTTATTACGCCTCTATAAAGAGGGACGTATTTCTGGTGAAGAAGCCTATATGAAAGCTGCTGAAAAAGTGACTTTTCAAGATTTCTTACCACCAGGGTACTTCGGTGATAAAACATAG
- a CDS encoding MBL fold metallo-hydrolase, producing MYEIKSLKLGHMDNLIYLIKDKKTNEIAVIDPAWDVDAIFNAADKMEGVITQIFLTHSHYDHVNGVDEVLHRTDAQLHVHKIEDRFWGGAGRNATLHSGGDHLKLGSTELKIHHTPGHTPGSVCYELDGNLFTGDTVFVYGCGRCNLRGGDPEAMYHTLNKIGKSFAPEMTVLPGHDYATCPSSTIGQQLNGNPFFNIKTLHGFVDYRMNKHYRSMPYGPVS from the coding sequence ATGTATGAAATTAAAAGCCTCAAATTAGGTCACATGGATAATTTGATTTATCTAATTAAAGATAAAAAGACGAATGAGATTGCCGTTATTGATCCCGCTTGGGATGTGGATGCTATTTTTAATGCGGCCGATAAGATGGAAGGTGTGATAACACAGATTTTTCTTACTCATAGTCATTATGATCATGTCAATGGCGTTGATGAAGTTCTGCATCGTACTGATGCCCAGCTTCACGTCCACAAAATTGAAGATCGTTTTTGGGGTGGTGCTGGCCGCAATGCCACTCTTCACTCCGGAGGCGATCATTTGAAGTTAGGTTCGACTGAGCTTAAAATTCATCATACACCGGGTCACACACCTGGATCGGTATGCTACGAACTCGATGGTAATTTATTTACTGGAGACACGGTTTTTGTCTATGGTTGCGGTCGCTGTAATTTACGAGGAGGCGATCCTGAAGCGATGTATCATACGCTCAATAAAATTGGTAAAAGCTTTGCCCCAGAAATGACAGTTTTACCTGGCCATGATTACGCGACTTGTCCTAGTAGTACGATTGGCCAGCAACTCAATGGCAATCCTTTTTTCAATATAAAAACTCTTCATGGATTCGTCGATTACCGCATGAACAAGCACTATCGCTCCATGCCTTACGGCCCTGTCTCGTAA
- a CDS encoding ABC transporter ATP-binding protein, with protein MSDYRNLRTFVDAAKKYKTRFILSFFLMPISAWLAVQGPAFIQHAIDDGLKLGKADVLIHFATLYIFVVLGDTVVSAVQNLLLQSGGIRSLSELRKKVVEHISFMGRWDYEKRPSGVLVSRATSDIESIGETFLQGVSYLITDSLKIIAVIWYIFSQDSSLGWITLLVLPPVVLMVNSFRIKLRRLYDGIRTVNGHLSASINESVAMRKEIELFNLDEVQRKQFSSQSQEYRDKSIKAISMDAFLYSFLEGLQYLTFAMFAFLPIFLINFNPGISTGLLIAWIPLLHQLFEPIKEMGSRFAVLQAAFAAMGKIGDILVIPLPADKGENEIEDSSISIKNLGFHYIESEPVLKNINLHIAQGSSLALVGPTGSGKSTLLKLLARLYEPTQGEILIGKNTLCSIQRDVLKYHVVMVPQEPAIFHESLLFNITLGRQDITLEMIEDVVKRSGLQHFVDSLENSYDSILDEGGESLSAGQRQLVALMRALVSPANILIFDEATANIDTETERLIQSTINFAMTKKTVIIVAHRLSTIRDSDQIAVLLKGELNGLGTHTELINDCYYYRCLHELEDINNV; from the coding sequence ATGAGTGATTATAGAAACTTAAGAACCTTTGTTGATGCTGCGAAGAAATATAAAACTCGTTTTATTTTATCTTTTTTCCTTATGCCCATCTCTGCGTGGTTAGCTGTACAGGGGCCCGCCTTTATACAACATGCGATTGATGATGGTCTCAAACTAGGTAAAGCTGATGTCCTCATTCACTTTGCCACTCTCTATATTTTTGTTGTTCTTGGTGACACCGTCGTCAGCGCAGTGCAAAACCTGCTCTTACAATCAGGAGGGATACGAAGCCTTAGCGAACTCCGCAAAAAGGTTGTTGAGCATATCTCCTTTATGGGCCGTTGGGATTATGAAAAAAGACCTTCAGGAGTTTTGGTCAGTCGCGCCACCTCTGATATTGAAAGTATTGGCGAAACTTTTCTACAGGGTGTGTCTTACCTCATCACTGATTCACTAAAAATCATTGCGGTTATTTGGTATATTTTCTCACAAGATTCTAGCCTCGGTTGGATTACACTATTAGTTCTACCTCCCGTTGTCCTCATGGTTAATAGTTTTCGCATCAAGCTGCGCAGGCTCTATGATGGTATTCGCACCGTGAACGGCCATTTAAGCGCCTCTATCAACGAATCTGTCGCCATGCGTAAAGAGATTGAGCTATTCAATCTTGATGAAGTACAGCGCAAGCAGTTCTCTAGCCAAAGCCAGGAATATAGAGATAAATCAATCAAAGCCATTAGTATGGATGCCTTCCTCTACTCATTCCTAGAGGGCTTACAGTATTTGACTTTTGCCATGTTTGCCTTTTTACCCATCTTTTTGATTAACTTTAACCCCGGTATAAGTACTGGTTTACTGATTGCTTGGATCCCCCTCCTTCACCAATTATTTGAACCTATAAAAGAGATGGGTTCACGTTTTGCCGTTCTTCAGGCTGCTTTTGCCGCCATGGGAAAAATTGGTGATATCTTGGTTATTCCTCTTCCTGCGGATAAGGGTGAAAATGAGATAGAAGACTCCTCTATCAGTATTAAGAACTTAGGTTTTCACTATATCGAATCCGAACCCGTACTCAAAAATATAAATTTACACATTGCTCAGGGTTCAAGTTTAGCTCTTGTCGGACCAACTGGGTCTGGAAAAAGTACATTACTTAAACTATTAGCCCGGCTCTATGAGCCCACTCAGGGAGAAATCCTAATAGGCAAAAATACACTTTGCTCTATCCAAAGAGATGTGCTGAAATATCATGTCGTCATGGTCCCGCAAGAACCTGCCATTTTTCATGAAAGCTTATTGTTTAATATTACTCTTGGCCGACAAGATATTACCCTCGAAATGATTGAAGACGTGGTTAAAAGATCCGGTCTTCAGCACTTTGTTGATTCTCTTGAAAACTCCTATGATTCTATACTCGATGAGGGTGGCGAAAGTCTATCTGCAGGGCAACGCCAATTAGTAGCACTTATGCGTGCCCTCGTTTCTCCTGCGAATATACTTATTTTTGACGAAGCGACCGCTAACATTGATACCGAAACTGAACGCCTTATTCAATCCACCATCAATTTTGCCATGACTAAAAAAACTGTCATTATTGTGGCTCATCGCCTCTCTACGATACGTGATTCAGATCAAATTGCTGTTTTACTTAAAGGTGAACTCAATGGCCTCGGCACTCACACAGAGCTGATCAATGATTGCTACTACTATCGCTGCTTACACGAATTGGAGGACATTAACAATGTATGA
- a CDS encoding ABC transporter ATP-binding protein, whose product MNNYPHVRRFLKEYPPKKLKIYFWGILCLIITIVIHSSIPLIIGRLISVLEDQAFPLDNAIKQELSPIAGYLLIAALGLIVFRTLSRVLIFIPGRQIESEVRESMYDSLLRLPQNSGWSSGDLISTGTNDVTSVRVMISMGVLHTVNSFGMIAFCLYHMLNISIRLSMYSLIPLILVVPVTKMISKKMMATGRKNQKLLGNLTEAIREHFRAHALMAVFPVYNSIIKRVDDANEDYANTAEKFMTLRVIIMIMIHMVTGIGIYVLLRYGMIKNGAIDDGTSLSTIVAFMLYLLMIQPPLRALGFLLPLLQRGEISLERLYKVQDAADVASATEEARPIKTDQDLIRHTDSNAPLIQLNNIDFCYRSQNENKHAFQLKIDSLTIESGKKYGFFGTTGSGKTSLINIISGLIEVERNTLKIHGVDRCDIQQKLITELFSQVTQECRHFGKTIRENIAMVEENSPKQGIRLSFEDALAVSCLSPDLDKLSQGLNTLLGEHGINLSGGQKQRLSILRSLVRKSEVIVMDDFISAVDHATEVKIIKKLYKATQNRTMLLISHRISALKACDKIFIMDKGRIIDSGSHEELLVSNENYGTISEYQEKSDILATMESAQP is encoded by the coding sequence ATGAATAATTATCCCCATGTCAGACGATTCCTAAAAGAATATCCACCAAAGAAACTCAAAATCTATTTTTGGGGAATTCTCTGTCTGATTATTACAATTGTCATTCATAGTTCAATACCATTGATCATAGGCCGCTTAATCAGTGTCTTGGAGGATCAAGCCTTTCCATTAGACAATGCGATTAAACAAGAGCTTAGCCCCATTGCTGGCTATTTGCTGATAGCAGCCCTAGGCTTAATTGTTTTCCGTACCCTCTCCCGAGTGCTGATTTTCATCCCTGGTCGGCAAATTGAATCGGAAGTTCGAGAGAGTATGTACGATTCTCTTCTGCGGCTTCCGCAAAATAGTGGTTGGAGCTCTGGCGACCTCATTAGTACCGGTACCAATGATGTCACCTCCGTTCGAGTCATGATTTCTATGGGGGTGCTTCATACTGTTAATAGCTTTGGCATGATTGCGTTCTGCCTTTATCACATGCTCAATATTAGTATTAGATTAAGTATGTATTCACTTATCCCCCTCATTTTAGTGGTGCCAGTCACAAAAATGATTTCTAAAAAAATGATGGCCACAGGACGAAAAAACCAAAAATTACTTGGGAACCTCACTGAAGCCATCCGCGAGCACTTCCGCGCCCATGCTTTGATGGCGGTTTTTCCCGTCTACAATTCTATCATTAAGCGTGTTGATGATGCCAACGAGGATTATGCGAACACCGCAGAAAAGTTCATGACTCTACGTGTTATTATCATGATCATGATTCATATGGTTACGGGGATTGGCATCTATGTCTTACTGCGTTATGGCATGATAAAAAATGGTGCTATTGATGATGGCACAAGTCTTTCTACCATCGTTGCTTTTATGCTCTACCTCTTGATGATCCAGCCACCTCTGAGAGCACTTGGTTTTCTGCTTCCTCTCTTACAGCGCGGAGAAATCTCTCTTGAACGTCTTTATAAAGTTCAAGATGCAGCAGATGTGGCCTCTGCCACTGAAGAAGCTCGACCTATAAAGACTGATCAGGACTTAATACGTCATACTGATAGCAACGCGCCCTTGATTCAATTAAATAATATTGATTTCTGCTATCGGTCTCAAAATGAAAATAAACATGCTTTTCAACTTAAAATTGACTCCTTAACAATTGAATCTGGTAAGAAGTATGGCTTCTTTGGTACGACGGGATCAGGTAAAACCAGCCTTATAAATATAATTTCTGGCCTCATTGAAGTGGAGAGAAATACACTCAAAATCCACGGAGTTGATCGTTGCGATATTCAACAAAAACTCATTACTGAACTTTTTTCTCAAGTGACTCAAGAGTGTCGCCACTTTGGTAAAACCATTCGCGAAAATATTGCCATGGTCGAAGAAAACTCTCCAAAACAAGGCATTCGCTTATCATTTGAAGATGCCTTAGCGGTGAGTTGCTTAAGTCCTGACTTGGACAAACTTTCCCAAGGACTCAATACTCTGCTAGGTGAACATGGCATCAACCTTTCTGGAGGACAAAAACAAAGGCTTTCCATTTTGCGTTCCTTAGTTCGTAAATCTGAAGTCATTGTCATGGATGATTTTATTTCCGCGGTAGATCACGCTACTGAAGTAAAAATTATTAAAAAGCTCTATAAAGCCACCCAAAACCGCACAATGTTACTCATTTCTCATCGAATTTCCGCCTTAAAAGCCTGTGATAAAATCTTCATCATGGATAAAGGACGTATCATTGATTCAGGAAGTCACGAAGAACTTCTGGTCAGTAATGAAAATTACGGAACTATCAGTGAGTATCAAGAAAAAAGTGATATTTTAGCCACCATGGAGAGTGCTCAACCATGA
- a CDS encoding LpxI family protein — MKKTKQLGIIAGRGHYPFLMLRSARKNEVEKIAVAAIQGDASEELEKESDALSWVYPGQINRTIKFFQKQGISEAVMVGQVKPSRLFTGLRPDLRTMLMLGKLKERNADSLFSAVCNEFQKSGITILSAISYLDEHLAGEGQLNNIKADKSRLQDADYAFSVAKEVSRMDIGQSVVVKRGTILAVEGFEGTDKAILRGGELGRGGVTVCKVTKPDHDMRFDVPCIGMRTVDSLIQAKARTLVVESKRTLFIEKERVLEALDKAKIAVIGKVI; from the coding sequence ATGAAAAAAACAAAACAGCTTGGTATTATAGCAGGAAGGGGACATTACCCCTTTCTAATGTTGCGCTCTGCGCGTAAAAACGAAGTCGAAAAAATCGCTGTTGCTGCGATACAAGGTGATGCCTCTGAAGAACTTGAGAAAGAATCAGATGCCTTGTCTTGGGTCTATCCAGGGCAAATTAATCGAACCATAAAATTTTTTCAAAAGCAGGGCATTAGTGAAGCAGTCATGGTGGGACAGGTCAAGCCATCACGCCTTTTTACCGGTTTAAGACCTGATTTGCGAACCATGCTAATGTTAGGAAAACTGAAAGAACGCAATGCCGACTCGCTATTTAGTGCAGTTTGTAATGAATTTCAGAAATCGGGAATTACGATTCTTTCCGCAATTTCTTACCTAGATGAGCATTTGGCAGGTGAGGGTCAGCTCAATAATATAAAAGCCGATAAATCACGCTTACAAGATGCTGACTATGCTTTCTCGGTAGCAAAAGAAGTGAGTCGTATGGATATTGGTCAATCCGTGGTGGTGAAGCGTGGTACGATTTTGGCTGTGGAAGGTTTTGAAGGCACGGATAAAGCTATCTTACGTGGCGGAGAACTTGGTCGTGGCGGTGTCACGGTCTGTAAAGTAACGAAGCCCGATCATGACATGCGTTTTGATGTACCGTGTATTGGTATGCGAACAGTTGATTCGCTAATTCAGGCAAAGGCAAGAACCTTAGTGGTGGAAAGCAAGAGAACGCTCTTTATAGAAAAAGAACGAGTCTTAGAAGCTTTAGATAAAGCCAAGATAGCAGTGATAGGGAAAGTAATTTAG
- the dbpA gene encoding ATP-dependent RNA helicase DbpA has product MTDLKFSTLPLASELLDNIDSLGYEKMTPIQAQSLPSILEGKDLIAQAMTGSGKTAAFGLGILAGLDLQKSDVQALILCPTRELADQVSKAIRQLARMMPNIKLLTLCGGALYKPQVKSLSYGAHIVVGTPGRINKHLRKENLDLANLSILVLDEADRMLEMGFQEELDAVFDAAPKSRQTLLFSATYPKRIESISQKIMNDPLMIQLEQKHDSSSIKQSFYKVKDEDQRLHALFLLLLEHKPESAVVFCATKLEAQELRDDLIDEGFQAMALHGDLEQRDRDETLVRFANKSIAILVATDVAARGLDIDSIDAVFNYHVSRDFEVHVHRVGRTGRAGKSGIACSLYSSKESHKMSLLEKYLDIEITNDKLPNEDVLDQKRWQAPMSTLKIKSGKKQKLRPGNILGALTGEGGLTGEQVGKIHIFDHHAFVSVNREKVRLALKKLEEEKWKGRTLQAFLLRD; this is encoded by the coding sequence TTGACTGATCTTAAATTTTCAACACTACCCCTAGCAAGTGAATTACTCGATAATATTGATTCTCTCGGCTACGAGAAAATGACGCCTATTCAGGCGCAAAGTTTACCCTCAATTCTAGAAGGCAAAGACCTCATTGCTCAGGCGATGACTGGTTCGGGAAAAACGGCAGCGTTTGGCTTGGGTATTTTAGCGGGCCTCGACCTACAAAAATCCGATGTCCAAGCTTTGATCTTATGCCCAACACGTGAATTAGCCGATCAAGTATCCAAAGCCATTCGTCAATTGGCGCGCATGATGCCAAATATAAAGTTACTCACTCTTTGTGGTGGTGCCCTTTATAAGCCTCAGGTGAAATCCCTAAGCTATGGTGCTCATATTGTGGTGGGAACACCTGGGCGAATCAATAAACATTTACGCAAAGAAAACCTCGACTTAGCGAATCTATCTATCTTGGTACTCGACGAAGCTGATCGCATGCTCGAAATGGGTTTTCAAGAAGAATTGGATGCGGTCTTTGATGCGGCTCCAAAAAGCCGTCAAACACTTTTATTCAGTGCGACTTATCCCAAGAGGATTGAGTCTATTAGTCAAAAAATCATGAATGATCCACTCATGATTCAGCTCGAGCAAAAACACGATAGTTCGAGCATTAAACAAAGCTTTTATAAAGTTAAGGATGAAGATCAACGCCTCCACGCTTTGTTTTTATTATTACTCGAACATAAACCTGAGTCCGCAGTCGTTTTTTGTGCTACAAAATTAGAAGCTCAAGAATTACGTGATGACTTAATAGATGAAGGTTTTCAAGCCATGGCTTTACACGGAGATCTTGAGCAGCGCGATCGCGATGAAACTTTAGTTCGCTTTGCCAACAAGAGTATTGCCATTTTAGTCGCTACAGATGTTGCGGCTCGTGGGCTCGATATTGATTCCATTGATGCCGTTTTCAATTACCATGTATCACGAGATTTTGAAGTTCATGTGCATCGTGTTGGTCGAACAGGGCGTGCGGGAAAATCTGGTATAGCCTGTTCCTTGTACAGTTCTAAAGAAAGTCACAAAATGTCACTCTTAGAAAAATATTTGGATATTGAAATCACTAATGACAAATTACCTAATGAGGACGTCTTAGACCAAAAGCGTTGGCAAGCTCCTATGTCGACACTAAAAATCAAATCAGGAAAAAAACAAAAACTTCGTCCGGGAAATATTCTTGGTGCTCTTACAGGTGAAGGTGGCTTAACGGGTGAGCAAGTGGGTAAAATCCATATCTTTGATCATCATGCTTTTGTTAGTGTCAATCGTGAAAAAGTACGCTTAGCACTCAAAAAGCTAGAAGAAGAAAAATGGAAGGGACGTACTCTTCAAGCTTTTCTCCTTCGCGACTAG